CGATGGTATGGCCCGGATTTTCACATGATACAAGACGGGGCGTAATCAGGATAGACGGAAATCTCAGAAGCAACATCCAGACAGGAATTGACGAGAAGGTAACCATAAAAAAGGTAGAGGCAAAGTACGCAGAAAAAATTGTAATTCACCCGACCCAGCCTGTAGCGCTCAGGGGCGGCGAGCAGTACATGACAAGGCTTCTTGCCGGCAGACCGGTTTACCAGGGCCAGGTATTCCGCGTAAATATCATGGGCAATGCCCTGACATTTGTCATATCAAAGATCAAACCCGGCGGGGTTGCAATTGTCGGCCCGGATACAGTCGTGGAGATAAAGGAGACTCCATACGAACCAAAGGAGGGTGAGGGCAAAAAGGACGTGCCAAATGTCCATTATGAGGATATAGGCGGACTTGGCAGAGAGCTGGATCAGGTACGCGAGATGATCGAACTCCCGCTCAGGCACCCTGAAATCTTTGAAAGACTCGGCATAGAGCCGCCAAAAGGAGTACTGCTCTATGGCCCGCCCGGTACCGGAAAGACCCTGATTGCAAAAGCGGTTGCAAATGAAGTGGATGCAAACTTCATAACACTCTCCGGCCCGGAGATTATGAGCAAATACTACGGAGAGAGTGAAGGTAAATTAAGGGAAGTCTTTGAATCGGCGCAGGAAAATGCCCCTACAATCATCTTTATTGATGAGATCGACTCAATTGCTCCAAAGAGGGAAGAGACAAAGGGCGAAGTTGAGCAGAGAGTTGTTGCACAGCTCCTTGCATTAATGGACGGCCTTAAGGGCAGAGGCGAGGTTATCGTCATCGCCGCAACAAACCTTCCCGACAGTATAGACCCTGCACTGAGACGCGGGGGCAGATTCGACCGTGAGATCGAGATCGGAATTCCGGACAGAAAAGGCAGGCTTGAGATCTTCCAGGTGCACACAAGAGGCGTACCGCTTGACCTTGATGATATTGAGATCTCTAAGGAAGAAGGCCAGGAGCTATCTAAAACCTTCGCAGAATACGGAGAGGAGGAAGGCAAAAAGTTTGAAAGTGAGATCAAAAGGAAAAAATTCCTTGATCCATTCTCAAGTGTCACTCACGGTTTTGTGGGCGCAGATATATCACTCCTGGTAAAGGAGGCTGCAATGCATGCCTTAAGGGAAGAGCTGAAATCTCTTAAAACCGGAGAAGACATCCCAATTGAGATTGTTGAGAGACTTAAAGTCACAAGGGCCGACTTTGATGAAGCTCTGAAACATGTCGAACCCTCGGCAATGCGCGAGGTTTTGGTTGAGATCCCAAATGTATCATGGGAAGACATCGGCGGTCTTGAAGAGGTCAAGAAAGAACTGACAGAGGCGGTGGAATGGCCCCTGAAGTACCCCGAAATCTTTGAAAAGTTCACAACCAGACCGCCAAGCGGCATACTGCTCTTCGGGCCGCCGGGAACAGGTAAAACAATGCTTGCAAAGGCAATCGCAAACAAGAGCGAGTCAAACTTCATATCCGTAAAAGGGCCGGAACTGCTCTCAAAATGGGTAGGTGAATCCGAGAAGGGCGTACGGAACATATTCAGAAAAGCGCGGCAGGCATCACCGTCCATCATATTCTTTGATGAAATTGATGCCCTGCTTCCAAAGAGAGGTTCATACCAGGAATCATCCCACGTCACAGAGAGTGTTGTAAGCCAGATACTCACTGAACTTGACGGCCTTGAGGAATTAAAGGATGTAATAGTCCTTGGAGCGACAAACCGTCCGGATATGCTTGATGAGGCAATGATGAGGCCGGGCAGGCTTGACAGGATTATATACGTTCCACCTCCCGACATTACAGGAAGAGAGAAGATATTTGAAGTATATCTCAAAGATGCCAGAGATCTCCTTGCAACCGACATCGGTGTGAAAGAACTTGTGGAGAAGACAGAAGGGTTTGTCGGTGCAGACATTGAGATGATAGTAAGGGAAGCAAAACTTGGTGCAATGCGTGAATTTATTGCAGCAATGGCAGAAAGATCAGATGAAGAGAAAGCCGATGCCCTTGCCAATGTAAGACTTACAAAGAAGCACTTTGAAGATGCACTTAAGAGAGTAAAGGGGACACTTGACAAAGATTCGATTGAGGAGTATGAAAGAAAAGCATGGCCTGTAATATATGGCTATGATGAGAGAAAAGAGCTTGAGAACGCAGCATCGTTACTGAAGAGAGCAGAGTACGGAGATAAATCAGATGAGATCACAAAAATCTCCAAAGAACTCTCAGGAATGGTCTATGCGCCAAAGAAAAATTTCAGTGAGATTCAGAAACTCACAGAAAAACTTGAAGAGCTGCTTGAAAACCGGTAAACCAAAACCCGGTAACGGAGGTGTTTAAAATGCCCGGAGAAAATGAAGACAACAGAGATGAATTATACGAATTCATCAGAGATACCATAGAATCAGCGATAAAAAGCGGAAAGATGCCATCAAAGGTTGGCTTTTCCATAACTATCACTGGTGGCAGTCTGCCCGTTAATATCGAAAACAGCAGGGACGGATGCAGCAGAGACTGCGAAAACAACATAGAGGGTGATTCACCGGCAAAGGCACTCTCTGAAACAGAAAGGGGTTTTCACACGGAAATCCATAAAAACGGGGATGAAATCATTGTATATGCTGAAATTCCCGGAGCAGACAACTCAAACACCGCAGTATCACTTGACGGTGAAAATATGATAATCACCTCCCTGCCGGAAGAGACAAAGTATCAGGAGATCGTTAAAATTCCTCCTTTAAAAAAGGAGACATTAAAATTCCGTTCCAGAAACGGAGTTTTAGAATTATCTGCCAGACTTCAGTGACAATTCAGAAAATATACCTTTTTTTCGCCAGCTACCAGAGGGTCGTCCGGACATTTCCTAATCGGCAATATTGCGTATGTGCTCCAACCCACCATATTTTGGTTCAGGCACATTTTCTTTACGCATAAATTTAATAGACTCCGGTTCAATAAAGATTTGAATTCGAAATGTTCCGGAGGAGTAGAATATGATAACGCTTGAAAATTATCTTGATTCGGCAGAGGTTGCAGAGGATTTAAAAGAATTAATAGTTCTGATCTCAAAGCAGGCACTTCCAATAAGAAACGCATTTATTGAAAACCAGTCTTACGCAGGGACGGAAAATAAATCAGGGGAGGTCCAGGCAGAACTTGATGTCTGGTCTGATGAACATCTGATAAACGTCTTAAAAAAATCCTCTCTTGTAAAGGAGCTTGCCTCAGAAGAGCAGCCCGAAATATTGAAATTTGAGAATGCAAAAGCTGATTACGCCGTTGTAATGGACCCGCTTGACGGTTCTTCACTGATACAGGTCAATTTGTGTGTAGGAACTATCATCGGCATATATGACAACGGAAGAGCACTGAACAGAGGTGAAGATTTAGCGGCTGCCATGTATATGCTGTACGGCCCTATGACTGTGCTTGTCCTTACGGTTGGAAAAGGAGTCTATGTCTTTGCAATGGACGGGGAAGAGAGATATATAATGCTTGACGGCCCGGTTAAAATGCCGGAAGGAAAAATTTACGGCAGCGGTGCACTTCGTAAGGAATGGACACTTAAACATAAGAGATTCATAGAAGAGATAGAAGAGGACGGCGGTAAGCTCAGATATTCAGGTTCATTTGTTGCAGATTTCCACCAGGTGCTTAAATACGGCGGAGTTTACTGCTATCCCGGTACAGATAAAAAACCGGAGGGAAAACTGAGACTTGTATTTGAGGCAAACCCGATTGGTTTCATCGCAAAACAGGCAGGCGGTGCAGTATCGGACGGTGGCACAAATTTACTGACGGTAAAACCGGAAAAGGCAGATCATAAAACACCTATATATGTCGGCAGTGCAGGTTTAATCAGCAAACTTGAATCGATGTAACCCGGAATTTTTTGGCTGCTGTCGTGTAAAAATAATCACACCCATTTTTTTATGCCGCGCAATTAATCCGGATATTTTTTACCCGTAATATTTTATTTTCCGGAATTGCAGGAAAATCCGGAATACTAAGATGAACTTAAAAACCGGTTCATGGAAATTATTAATAATTATACAACCGAATATAAAGGAAGATGGTAAACAGCATTGTATTGCCCATAAAAAAAGTCTATGCCCTGACTGAATCCAGAATTAATGTTGAGATTAAAGATGACGGACGGAAATTAAAGGGAGTATTAGCCGCCGTTGATGAACATCTCAATATACATATGGATCAGGCCACTGAATATATAAATGATGAGAGGGGCAGGAATCTTGGTACAGTCGTTATCAGGGGCAGCAACATATTAACAATTGCTCCTGAAATCTAAGTGATGGAAGGGTTGCCAATTGGAAATTGAAGATCAGGCTTTAAAGCTTATTGTGGATAGTCCGGAGGGCGTGCTCCAGAGTGAGCTATGGAAACTGCTTAAGATAGACAGCAGAAAATGCTCAAGGATAGTTAAAAAACTGCTGGACAGCGAAAAGATTGACAGACTTGAACATAAATCAGACGGAATCAAAACATACCGCCTGAGGCAGAAGAAGAAAATTTTAAATCCTGACCTTATAATGGCCGGCGGAGAACTTCTACCATGTGTAGGCTGCGAAGAAGAATGCAGTTTTGAGGAATGCCCTTACCTCATGGACTGGATGTACCAGCTCGCTATTGAAGATTACCAGGAAAAATCAGAATAATATAAATAACTTTTTTTAATAGTTCTTCTAAATAGATTTTTATTGAGAGCCGTATTTATTTCTGAGGATGCAAATTCCAAAGTAACAGCCAATATACTGCTGGTACTAATTACAATGATTCTTGCAGCTCTTGTACTTCTGATGATTCCCGAGCTTGATTATTATCAGCCGGAAGATGAACCGCCGGTAATATTTGAAATTATGGAAATATATTCGGCTGAACCTGATTATGACAGCATGATTGTTCTGAGAAATACCGGAATTAATATGTACGACAACAGGTTGCTTTCTGCCGATATATACCTGAGCCGTGGAGATAAAGTATGTCCGGTTGAGACCTTCAACGGGCATGATTTCATATCTACACATCATTTCGGGGTGCAGACAATGGGCGGTTCAGGGTGCCGTAACAGTTACTGGTGCACGCGGGAGAAGGTCTCACTTGACCTCTCGGATAAAAGCATCCGCCCCGGAGATGTAGTACAAATTGACTTTTATTTCGGAGAAAGTACCGATGTTATATCGAGTGATACATATACTCTGAACTGAAGAGACGCCGACTCAATCCCGGCAGGGTCATCGAAATATTATATACAGCATATTATACCATATACCTCCGGCTGAGGAAATCAAAGCAGCTTTTTGCACTTATCCGGGCAAGACGGAGCGGTTCAGGTATCCTTCCCTGAAGAGTCATACTGTTACATATCATAGTGGCATCTCTTATATCCACACCGGACGTCCGGATGAAAACCCGGTAACCGGTCTTCAGATCAACAGGAGTTCTTCTGCCAAGCCTTTCATATTCAGCCATTCTCCTGCTGTCACCCGGAAAATGACGTGCAATATCCTCAGCAAGTCCTTTGGAATCCTCGTAAGTCACCGCAATTACCGGCAGTCCGGTCTTATCGGCAAGGTCATCGGGGTTTATGATATTGAACCACGAGACGACTGCTCCGGAGAGCATTATACAGTTAATATCACTTCTGTTCAGAGAGAAGAAGAGATCAGCTACAGACTCTGTTCCGTCATATCCCCCAACCGTTATGCTGCCGTAACAGATCCCGTCCACAATGAGATCCCTCCTCATAACAATACCACAGGCAACAGATCTGCCCGCGCCCCTCACAGTGCTTTCAGCAACACCAAGAATTCTTATGCCGGATTTCGCAGTATTCATGAAAGGTCTTATAAAATGAGATTATTAAATAATTTACCTAATGGAAATAAACAAGGATGAGGTCTGCATCTTCATCCCCACTCTTAATGAAGGGCCGACAATAGGCGGGCTGATTGGAACCTTCAGAGAAAACGGGTTTAAACATATTCTTGTAATTGACGGCAGAAGCAGTGACAACACTGCTGAAATAGCTGAATATGCCGGAGCAAAAGTAATAATACAGGATTCAAAAGGGAAAGGCAATGCAATAATTGAAGCAATAGAATATTTTGACAGGCCATATATACTGATGCTGGACGGGGACGGGACTTACCTTCCGGAAGAAGCGGAGAATATGTTAAAACCGCTGTTTGAAGGCTCTCAGCATGTCATAGGAAACAGGCTCAACAATTTTGAAAAGGGGGCGCTCAGTACTTTAAACCTCTACGGAAACCAGGTCATAAATTATCTCTTCAAAGTGGCGCACGGCACATATCTCTTTGACATCCTCTCCGGCTACAGGGCATTTGATATAGAATCAATAAGAAGAATGAAGCTGAAAGAGGCAGGTTTTGAGATCGAGACCGAGATGGCGGTTGAGGCCGTAAGAAATGACCAGAAGATCTCAGTAGTTGAGATATCATATCTGAAGCGGCCGGGAACCGAGACAAAGCTTCACCCGTTCAAAGACGGCGCAAAGATAATATCAACAATATTTAAGCTTGCAAGAGTGAGCAATCCTATCTTTTATTTCGGATTTATAGGGTTTATCATTGCAGTTCTTGGAGTATTAATCGGCATATATGTCGTAATCGACTGGTTTGCAAGTATCACACATACAGAACTTGCAATTCTGACAGTACTTCTTATTGTTATGGGGTTTCAGATCTTCATGTTCGGAGTTATAGCCGATATGCTTGTATCATTCAACAGGGAGATGAGGGATGAGATTCAGAGGCTCCGGCCGCCAAATCCGCCCATGTAATAGATCACCCTGCATGCATGCTCAGCAATTGATGTCAGAAGATAGGCCTCTTTAAGAGTCCCGGCACAGGCAAATGTCCCGTGCCCCCTGGCAATCGCCACCGGAGATATGCTGACTGCAGAGGCTATATTCTCTGCAAGTTCTTCTGTGCCCGGTTCTCCGGTCCTGACCGGAATTTTCGGGCAGAGCATCTTTCCCTCACTGTCGTTAGGGATAATTTCGTCATAGTAAAAAGAGGCTGCAACCGACATGGCAGGATGGGCATGCACTATCGCAGATATTTCCGGCGATCTGCTGTATATCCGGTGATGAACACGCCATTCACTCGATGCCCCTGTATCCGGATTTCCTTTCATGTCCACAAATTTAAGGTCATCCTCCTCATCGAGGTATGAACCGGACGATGTTATGAAAAAACCATCCCGGCCGTCATCTGAAACACCGCGTACACTTATATTACCAAAATTCCCGCCGACAAGGCCTTCTGAAAAAAGCCTCACCCCTGTCTCTTTAAATTCAGTATTGCGCAATTTTCACACTTCCTCTCGTTACAGTATTTTTTTCCGTACTCTACAAACCACCCGTGAAATTTCTTATAAAAAGAATTATCCTGCGGGATTACCCTTTCAACCGCCTCTTTGAGGTCATCTTTTTTGAGCGGAATTCCGGCGCACTGGCAGATCTTCTCAGTATAGGAGTCAATCACAAAACTGTTCCTTGCAAGGGCATAACAGAGAATGCTGTCTGCCGTCTCTTTGCCTACCCCTTTTACCGAGAGAAGGTCTCTTCTTATCGCTTCAGTATCCTCTCTCTCCCAGTACTCCGGAAGGGACGACTTCTCACAGAAAAATCCGGCAAATGCCTTCAGGCGCTCCGTCTTCATCCTGTAAAATCCTGTGCACCGTATGCACTCCTGTATAGTCCCGTCCGGAGCTTTGGCTATATCCTCAAAGGTGTATATTCCGGATGATTTCAGATTATTTAAGGCCTTTAATACATTCTGCCATTTTGTCTGAGGCGTCAGGACTGACCCGGCCATGATCTCCTGAGGGAGGGCAGGCCACCAGTCAATATCACCGAACTCCTCATCAAAAATAGATATTATTCCCAGGATCTGTGAATTATAATATTCATCCGGCATAAAATAAAAATAATTAATTCAGATCAGTTTCTCAAGAAAGGCCCTGAGGGTTTCAAGAGGGGTTACGCCTTCAAGGCGGTGCTCAACCTTGCCGTCTTTCTCTATTACAAGAGTAGGAACCACCTGTATGCCGTACTTCACTGCAAGTTCCATATTCTGGTCAACATCAATCTTCTTAATCTCTACAGAATCACCCATGAGATTTTTTAATTCATTCAGAATAGGAGTCTGCATCTTACACGGACCACACCATTCAGCAAAAAAATCCATTAAAATTGGTTTTGACATTATTCAATTACCTCTTTTTAAGAAGAGAGTTAAAAAAGGATATAAATTTTTTTATTTGTCAGATTCAGGTTATGACGGCTTTTTTGACAAAACTGCCATAATTATCTTTCCATACGCCGGTCTTGTGACTAATACGCCAATTACAACGCCAAGTATTGTAACGATTGCAAAACCCTTGAGTGAGGATAAATCCATCACAATCAGCGGAAGCATTGCAAAAATTACCGTAGCCGCGGCAACAAGTATTATTCCAAGTGCCCTCTTTAAGCGCTTCAGATAGACATTGGGAGATGGTACACGACCCTCATGCAGCACCTCGTCAGTGATGACGATGAGCTGATCAATACCCGTACCCAAAACTGCAATGATACCGGCAATAGCTGCAAGATCAAGCTGCTGGATATATCGTGCAATTCCGAGCAGAATTATTATCTCCACAACATTTGTCATTACCATCGGAAGGACAATTGAAGGTTCATGATAGCGGAAATATACAGTGACTCCGACTGCTATAAGTGCCAGAATTCCTGCAATAATACAGACCATCTTGAAGTAGTCACCAAGCGCAGCAGGGACTGATCCTGAACCGGCAATGCTGACATCAACCGGAAGTGCACCGGCACGCAGGTGAATCTCAAGTTTCTGAGCTTCTTCAAGACTTTCCTCACCGCTTCCGGTAGAAGCACTGAGATCACGGACTGTCCCTTTCATGAGCTTGGAAGCCAGATCTGTTGACAGAGGAGCATGATAGACCTCTTCTCCGTCAAGGTACATCAGAAGTTCATGAGCTTCAGGATTGCTCACAGCACCGTATTTTATTGCCGATGCACGGAATGCAGCCGCACCTTCGTCATCAAGTGTGAATGCAACACCCCAGCTGCCGCTCCCCGGAGGTGACTGCTGAGGCCTTGAGACGCTTGTGACACTGTTTCCAAAGAGAACATGGTCAGTCTCCTCACCATCGGTCTGAATTCTTATCTCAAATTTACCCTGGGAACTGACAATGTCCTGTGCGGTCTTAATGTCGGTGCCCGCCAGTTCAATTCTCATGTAGTGGACTATGCCGTTCATTCCTGCGATGGTGTTGATCTTTGCGTCCTTTGTACCTAGACTGTTTACCTTATCCTCAAGAATTCTCTTGACATCGTCCGCTGTCTCAGGAGAGACGCCCTGATCGTAGGATATTATCTGAGCGCCGAGTTCGTCAAAGATTTTGCGGAGTTCAGCCTCAGAGATCTGTTTCCGGATTTCAATCTGGTCCGCACTGAACGGGATCACCTCAGCATCGATCTTCTTTGATAATTCACCGGCAAACTCACCGGCAGTCATATCGGATGAGAACCGCACTACCTCAGAATCAAAGGAGAGCTGTATCCACGAACCGCCTTCGAGATCAAGTCCGAGCTGAAGGTTGCCCTCAAGTCCGTTGTCGAAATTCGGCGGCAGGATGTATATGCTTGCAATTGAAAAGATGACAAGCAGAACCATGGCAATAACACGCCAGTCTGAAAATATTTTCTTTAAAGTACTGTCTTCATCACTCATTTCCTTCCACCTCTGGTCATGTACCATTTAAGAAGCCCTGCATTGAGCATCCAGGTGTTCATAACATCAACGGCAAGTCCGATGAGAAGCACTGCTGATATATCCCTGATTATAACAACATTCCCTATAGCCGAAACGATAAACATCGCAAAAACGGCAGTGAATGTTGTACTGGTCATGATAATTCCGGTTCTGAACGCACCGGACATCTTCTCCTCAAGTTTGCCTTTGCGCTTCAGGAGGCGCGTTGTAAGAAGAACGTCACTGTCAACCGAATAACCGATGAGCATCAGAAGTGCTGCGGTTGTCCCAAGTGAGAGAGTTATCCCGACAACATCCATAATTGCAGCAGTAATTATAATATCTGAGAGCGCGGAAATCACAACGGCCACTGAAGGGACAAAATTTCTGAATGCCGCAAATATGACAATTGCCATCAGAATAAAGGAGATGATAACTGCCCACAGCGCCTGCTCCTGCAATGTTTTTCCGAATGTTTCACCGATCTGATCGATCTTTGCCTCAGGGTATTTTGAGATGACATGATCAGTCAAATCCCTGAACTCATCATCCCCCATATTCTGAAAGACGATGTAATAACCATTGTTTATGCTTTCCCCGACACTCTGGAGCGGATAACCTGAGAAATAACTCTCAATATCCTCCTTTGAGTCATCAGAGAAGACGGTCACTGAAATACCTCCTGCAAAATCAATACCCGGTTCTATCGGCATTCCGGTAGTAAAAAAATTGAATGCCAGAAAAAGAACAGATATAATAAACAGACCCGCAGGGAGTGCAACCATCTGCTTTGGTTCATACCTGTTAATATCGTAGGTAAACTTACCCATGAATATTTTTTGTCTTTTAAATGAATAAACATTGGTATTTATAAGAGATAATTAAATAATCCCGGATTCCCTGATATTTGAGAGAAATAATAAATTACTGGTATAATAATAAATTTTCAGGTGTTATTTTTTTTGCAACAGGCGGGCAGCAAATATTAAAGATCGTTATAAATTTAAGAAAAGTATAAATACAATTCAGCCAAATAAACCATTTATGAGGTCAGCGGCTGATCTAAAAAAGGAGATTGAAAAACGTCTCAAAAATTATCTTTCCAGGGATAAAGACGGCATACGTCGTGAGCTGCTGAATATCTTCGTTAAGGTCAAATCAGTGACTGTCGAGGATACACATAATAAGCTTAAAGAGAGATTTGCGATATCTTATCAGTCTGTTGCATCAATGATTGGAATTATCGCCTCTAAGATGGGGATCCTCCATATAATTAAAGCAAGAGACAATGATCAGACGCAGTATGTTCTGAAAGATCAGTATGCCGATCTGGTGGCGCGTGTAGTTGGCGCGGGCACCTGAACTATTACAAAACTTTTTTAAACCCGGTTTCAAATAATATGGAAATGGTTTTTGAAACAGCAGATTTATCTAAAAATTATATTTCCGTTTCTGATGAAGTTAAAAGATATATTATGGACCGCAGGTGCGATTTCAGGGTATGTACATCATGCGGCGGACCGATTATATTATCAACAATGGTAAAACCCGCCAAATCATCCGACCTTGAGATTCCGGTGGGCGACTATACTCTGTATATATCAGTATATCAGGCAAGGTATATTGACAGGATAGATATGAATATGGTCCCGAAATACTCTGATTATTTTTAGAGTCCTTTCCAAAGATTAACTGATATAAAATGCCTTTTGAAGAGATAGACCACACCGCAGATTATATGTTCAGGTGCTCCGGCACAACATATGACGAATTATTCACATCTGCTGCCAAAGCAATGTTCACCCTGATGTTTGATTCACGGAAATATGCCGGCATTTCAAGGGAGATATCTCTTGAAGCAGCATCTCCCGAATCACTTCTCGCAGATTTTTTATCTGAAATTCTCTTCATAGCCGAAGTTGACGGGATTGTCTTTTCTGATGCTTCAATCTCGGTTGAAAAGTCTGACAGCGGCTATATAATCTCTGCACAGATAAAAGGTGAGAGTTTTAACAGTGATATTCATGCCGGAGGCACGGAGATAAAAGGGATATCAAGATCAGAGATGGATATTATTAATAAAGAAGGGACTTATTACACAGACATAATTTTTGATGTCTGATGAGAGAGATAGAAATGCTTGACGGAATAAGAAGAATAAACGAATTTGAATGGGAAATTGAGAGAGGTTTTGTCCCGGAGATGAGAGTTCCCGGTAAATTCTATCTCTCTGATACCCTTTCAGAGAGTCTTGAAGAGGGTGCAGTCAGACAGCTTGCAAATGTCGCTACAATGCCTGGAATTGTTAAATATTCACTTGCAATGCCGGATGTCCACTGGGGATACGGATTTCCCATAGGCGGAGTTGCGGCATTTAATATGGAGGAGGGAGTGATATCTCCGGGCGGTGTCGGTTTTGATATTAACTGTGGTGTCAGGCTTTTAGCCCTTCCGGTAAAAAAGGCTGAGTTTTCCGGAATTAAGGGCATTATAAATCAGCTCTTTGATACGGTACCGACAGGAGTCGGAAATAAAAGCGCTCTTCGGCTTTCTGAAAAAGAGCTTGAAGATGTCATGCTGGAGGGTGCGGGATGGGCTGTAAACAACGGTTACGGTACTAAAGACGATATTATACGATGCGAAGACGGAGGATGCCTGGGCGGTGCCGATACTGAATATGTGAGCCGGAAAGCAAGGCAGAGAGGAATGCCGCAGTGCGGCACGCTTGGTTCAGGCAATCATTTTCTGGAGATACAGTCGGTGGATGAGATCTTTGATGATGAAGCAGCAGAGAAGTTCGGTCTTGTTATGGATCAGATCTGTATAATGATCCACTGCGGTTCAAGAGGACTTGGACACCAGGTCTGCACTGACCATCTGAAAGACCTTGAGGCAGCATCAAAAAAATATAAGATTAAGCTCCCTGACAGTCAGCTCGCCTGTGCACCTCTGAAGAGTCCTGAAGGGAAGGCATATCTCTCTGCAATGGCAGCCTCTGCAAACTATGCCTGGGCCAACAGGCAGATAATAACCCACCTTGTAAGGGAGATCATCTGCAAATCACCTGATATTGAATATGATGAGATAAAGCTCGTCTATGATGTGACGCACAATGTCGCAAAATTCGAGGAGCATATTGTGGACGGGGAGAAGCAGACACTCTGTGTGCACAGGAAAGGTGCTACAAGGGCTTTTGGCCCGGGATCTCCCGGACTCCCCCCTGAGCTTGAGAGTACAGGTCAGCCGGTTCTTATTCCGGGCAGCATGGGCACTCCGTCATATGTCCTTAAAGGGACAGAGAAAGCGATGGAATGCACATTCGGAAGTACCTGCCATGGTTCGGGTCGCATTATG
The sequence above is a segment of the Methanoplanus limicola DSM 2279 genome. Coding sequences within it:
- a CDS encoding CDC48 family AAA ATPase, whose protein sequence is MTDSHSPELTVKEAAHEDAGRGIARVSIDIMQALDLRSGDVVEISGKKKAAAMVWPGFSHDTRRGVIRIDGNLRSNIQTGIDEKVTIKKVEAKYAEKIVIHPTQPVALRGGEQYMTRLLAGRPVYQGQVFRVNIMGNALTFVISKIKPGGVAIVGPDTVVEIKETPYEPKEGEGKKDVPNVHYEDIGGLGRELDQVREMIELPLRHPEIFERLGIEPPKGVLLYGPPGTGKTLIAKAVANEVDANFITLSGPEIMSKYYGESEGKLREVFESAQENAPTIIFIDEIDSIAPKREETKGEVEQRVVAQLLALMDGLKGRGEVIVIAATNLPDSIDPALRRGGRFDREIEIGIPDRKGRLEIFQVHTRGVPLDLDDIEISKEEGQELSKTFAEYGEEEGKKFESEIKRKKFLDPFSSVTHGFVGADISLLVKEAAMHALREELKSLKTGEDIPIEIVERLKVTRADFDEALKHVEPSAMREVLVEIPNVSWEDIGGLEEVKKELTEAVEWPLKYPEIFEKFTTRPPSGILLFGPPGTGKTMLAKAIANKSESNFISVKGPELLSKWVGESEKGVRNIFRKARQASPSIIFFDEIDALLPKRGSYQESSHVTESVVSQILTELDGLEELKDVIVLGATNRPDMLDEAMMRPGRLDRIIYVPPPDITGREKIFEVYLKDARDLLATDIGVKELVEKTEGFVGADIEMIVREAKLGAMREFIAAMAERSDEEKADALANVRLTKKHFEDALKRVKGTLDKDSIEEYERKAWPVIYGYDERKELENAASLLKRAEYGDKSDEITKISKELSGMVYAPKKNFSEIQKLTEKLEELLENR
- a CDS encoding class 1 fructose-bisphosphatase, with product MITLENYLDSAEVAEDLKELIVLISKQALPIRNAFIENQSYAGTENKSGEVQAELDVWSDEHLINVLKKSSLVKELASEEQPEILKFENAKADYAVVMDPLDGSSLIQVNLCVGTIIGIYDNGRALNRGEDLAAAMYMLYGPMTVLVLTVGKGVYVFAMDGEERYIMLDGPVKMPEGKIYGSGALRKEWTLKHKRFIEEIEEDGGKLRYSGSFVADFHQVLKYGGVYCYPGTDKKPEGKLRLVFEANPIGFIAKQAGGAVSDGGTNLLTVKPEKADHKTPIYVGSAGLISKLESM
- a CDS encoding LSM domain-containing protein, yielding MVNSIVLPIKKVYALTESRINVEIKDDGRKLKGVLAAVDEHLNIHMDQATEYINDERGRNLGTVVIRGSNILTIAPEI
- a CDS encoding helix-turn-helix domain-containing protein; translated protein: MEIEDQALKLIVDSPEGVLQSELWKLLKIDSRKCSRIVKKLLDSEKIDRLEHKSDGIKTYRLRQKKKILNPDLIMAGGELLPCVGCEEECSFEECPYLMDWMYQLAIEDYQEKSE
- a CDS encoding endonuclease dU; the encoded protein is MNTAKSGIRILGVAESTVRGAGRSVACGIVMRRDLIVDGICYGSITVGGYDGTESVADLFFSLNRSDINCIMLSGAVVSWFNIINPDDLADKTGLPVIAVTYEDSKGLAEDIARHFPGDSRRMAEYERLGRRTPVDLKTGYRVFIRTSGVDIRDATMICNSMTLQGRIPEPLRLARISAKSCFDFLSRRYMV
- the aglJ gene encoding S-layer glycoprotein N-glycosyltransferase AglJ, whose product is MEINKDEVCIFIPTLNEGPTIGGLIGTFRENGFKHILVIDGRSSDNTAEIAEYAGAKVIIQDSKGKGNAIIEAIEYFDRPYILMLDGDGTYLPEEAENMLKPLFEGSQHVIGNRLNNFEKGALSTLNLYGNQVINYLFKVAHGTYLFDILSGYRAFDIESIRRMKLKEAGFEIETEMAVEAVRNDQKISVVEISYLKRPGTETKLHPFKDGAKIISTIFKLARVSNPIFYFGFIGFIIAVLGVLIGIYVVIDWFASITHTELAILTVLLIVMGFQIFMFGVIADMLVSFNREMRDEIQRLRPPNPPM
- a CDS encoding class II aldolase/adducin family protein; this translates as MRNTEFKETGVRLFSEGLVGGNFGNISVRGVSDDGRDGFFITSSGSYLDEEDDLKFVDMKGNPDTGASSEWRVHHRIYSRSPEISAIVHAHPAMSVAASFYYDEIIPNDSEGKMLCPKIPVRTGEPGTEELAENIASAVSISPVAIARGHGTFACAGTLKEAYLLTSIAEHACRVIYYMGGFGGRSL
- a CDS encoding endonuclease III domain-containing protein, with the protein product MAGSVLTPQTKWQNVLKALNNLKSSGIYTFEDIAKAPDGTIQECIRCTGFYRMKTERLKAFAGFFCEKSSLPEYWEREDTEAIRRDLLSVKGVGKETADSILCYALARNSFVIDSYTEKICQCAGIPLKKDDLKEAVERVIPQDNSFYKKFHGWFVEYGKKYCNERKCENCAILNLKRQG
- the trxA gene encoding thioredoxin, which encodes MSKPILMDFFAEWCGPCKMQTPILNELKNLMGDSVEIKKIDVDQNMELAVKYGIQVVPTLVIEKDGKVEHRLEGVTPLETLRAFLEKLI